In Nitrospira sp., the following are encoded in one genomic region:
- a CDS encoding type IV toxin-antitoxin system AbiEi family antitoxin domain-containing protein gives MEQAGITRMQIARLVSAGKLQRIGRGLYAPADYQGTEHSALVTVAKRAPNVVFCLLTALRFHEITTQSPFEVWIAIANKDHPPRLDYPPLRTVRFSEASLRYGVDVRKAEGVALRITSPAKTVADCFKFRNKVGLDVALDALREVLRERKATADELWLCAKVNRVANVMRPYLEATA, from the coding sequence CTGGAGCAGGCTGGGATCACACGCATGCAGATTGCGCGGCTGGTGTCGGCGGGAAAGCTGCAACGGATCGGGCGCGGGCTGTATGCGCCGGCGGACTATCAGGGGACCGAACACAGCGCACTCGTTACCGTGGCAAAGCGAGCGCCTAACGTCGTGTTCTGCCTGCTCACCGCGCTGCGCTTCCACGAGATTACGACGCAATCGCCGTTCGAGGTGTGGATCGCCATCGCGAACAAAGATCATCCACCCCGCCTCGACTATCCGCCGCTGCGGACCGTGCGCTTTTCCGAAGCCTCGCTGCGGTACGGTGTGGATGTGAGAAAAGCGGAAGGTGTGGCGCTGCGGATTACCAGCCCGGCGAAGACGGTGGCGGATTGTTTCAAATTCCGGAACAAGGTCGGGCTCGACGTCGCGCTCGATGCGCTCAGGGAAGTGTTGCGCGAACGAAAGGCGACGGCCGACGAGCTGTGGCTCTGCGCGAAGGTGAACCGTGTTGCCAATGTGATGCGCCCGTACCTGGAGGCGACCGCGTGA
- a CDS encoding nucleotidyl transferase AbiEii/AbiGii toxin family protein yields the protein MKADLAASIHARLSSRAKARGEIFQEVLTRYGIERFLYRLSCTPARDRLWLKGALLFDLWFDVPHRPTRDADFLGFEPADQDALESMVREACAIDVPDGMSYEPASMRVREIREDARYVGLRVTLTGRLKNARCPVQLDVGYGDAVTPGPEEALYPTLLDDLPAPRLKVYPRETVIAEKLEAIATLGIANSRMKDYFDLLALARGGAIDPRVLSEAIRATFERRRTSLPASMLLGLEDQFAHDKVKQAQWNAFLAKNRLEGPPLEVVVREVRAFLQVPLSQASKLPEMR from the coding sequence GTGAAGGCAGACCTTGCCGCCTCCATCCATGCGCGGCTTTCCTCCCGCGCGAAGGCGCGCGGCGAGATCTTCCAGGAGGTGCTTACCCGTTACGGCATCGAGCGCTTCCTCTACCGGCTTTCCTGCACCCCCGCACGCGACAGGCTGTGGCTCAAGGGCGCACTGCTCTTCGACTTGTGGTTCGACGTACCGCATCGACCGACGCGCGATGCGGATTTCCTGGGGTTCGAACCGGCGGATCAAGACGCGTTGGAATCCATGGTTCGCGAGGCGTGCGCGATCGACGTGCCGGACGGCATGAGCTATGAGCCGGCTTCGATGCGGGTCCGTGAGATCCGGGAAGATGCGCGCTACGTAGGATTACGGGTCACGCTCACGGGCAGGTTGAAGAATGCCCGCTGTCCGGTGCAGCTCGACGTTGGCTATGGCGACGCGGTCACACCGGGGCCGGAAGAGGCGCTGTATCCGACGCTGCTCGATGATCTCCCCGCGCCGCGATTGAAGGTGTATCCGCGCGAGACGGTGATTGCAGAAAAGCTTGAGGCGATCGCAACTCTCGGCATAGCCAACAGCCGGATGAAAGATTATTTTGATCTGCTGGCGCTTGCGCGCGGAGGTGCCATCGACCCGCGCGTTCTGTCCGAGGCGATTCGTGCAACGTTCGAAAGGCGTCGCACGTCGTTACCGGCGAGCATGTTGTTGGGGCTGGAGGATCAGTTCGCCCATGACAAGGTCAAGCAGGCTCAGTGGAACGCATTTCTCGCTAAGAATCGTCTGGAAGGACCGCCCCTGGAAGTCGTGGTGCGCGAAGTGCGCGCGTTTCTCCAGGTGCCGCTCAGCCAGGCATCGAAGCTACCGGAGATGCGATGA
- a CDS encoding HsdR family type I site-specific deoxyribonuclease, with protein sequence MTAFTESVVEDAALSWFEVLGYRVLHGPDIAAGEPAAERSDPNYRDVVLEGRLRQALVRLNPDLPSEALEDAFRKLTRMDASLLVERNRAVHRLLVDGITVEYRRKDLPAPRPGHFFVYAIRCTDESIYIGQTENLEQRWHQHLAGTAADHTRKHRPVHLEHYEEHASRKAAVEREKWLKTGYGRTWLKREIAAGRTRQAGGSIAGAQARVIDFDRPDNNDWLAVNQFTVSEGQHTRRPDVVLFVNGLPLAVIELKNPADEDATIWSAYQQLQTYQAQIPSFFSTNAALIISDGVQSRIGTLGAGKEWFKPWRTIAGGQDAAPTMSELQVVLEGVFEKRRFLDLVRHFIVFEDEGQGKLTKKMAGYHQFHAVNVAVEETLRAARHAAEHRAAEPLGQYQSGHQPGGEPGDRGVGVVWHTQGSGKSLTMAFYAGRVILHPTMANPTIVVLTDRNDLDDQLFGTFARCRDLLRQDPVQATDRADLRAKLSVASGGVVFTTIQKFMPPSAAPSPQPSPSGRGGSEAEGEGDWRMPVLSDRRNIVVIADEAYRSQYDFIDGFARHMRDALPNASFIGFTGTPIEKTDANTRAVFGDYISIYDIQRAVIDKATVPIYYESRLAKLELKASERPKIDPKFEEATEGEEVERKEKLKTKWAQLEAVVGSENRIKLIARDLVDHFEDRLGAMDGKAMVVCMSRRICVELYREIAALRPRWHADADDQGSMKVIMTGSASDPIEWQGHIRNKKRREDMALRFRAPKDPFRLVIVRDMWLTGFDAPSLHTMYIDKPMRGHGLMQTIARVNRVFKDKPGGLVVDYLGLADELKQALATYTESGGTGKTAIDQAEAVAVMLEKYEICRGLFGSYNTPAGLVRAFDWSLWMTGKPQERLLLRKSIF encoded by the coding sequence ATGACTGCATTCACCGAGTCCGTTGTCGAAGATGCAGCCCTCAGCTGGTTCGAAGTGCTGGGCTACCGGGTGCTGCACGGGCCGGACATCGCCGCGGGTGAACCCGCCGCGGAGCGCAGCGACCCGAACTACCGCGATGTGGTGCTGGAAGGCCGCCTGCGCCAGGCTCTGGTGCGCCTTAACCCCGACCTGCCGTCCGAGGCGCTGGAAGATGCATTCCGTAAACTCACGCGCATGGATGCGTCCTTACTCGTGGAGCGTAACCGCGCAGTGCATCGACTGTTGGTCGATGGGATCACTGTTGAGTATCGCCGCAAGGACCTGCCTGCGCCGCGCCCAGGCCATTTTTTCGTCTATGCAATCCGCTGCACCGATGAAAGCATCTATATCGGCCAGACGGAAAATCTAGAGCAACGTTGGCATCAGCACCTTGCCGGCACTGCCGCAGATCATACACGCAAACACAGGCCCGTCCATCTGGAGCACTACGAAGAGCATGCATCGCGCAAAGCCGCTGTGGAGCGTGAGAAATGGCTCAAGACCGGTTACGGTCGTACATGGCTGAAGAGAGAGATCGCTGCTGGGCGGACGCGGCAGGCAGGCGGCTCGATTGCCGGGGCTCAGGCCCGGGTCATCGACTTCGACAGGCCCGACAACAACGACTGGCTCGCCGTGAATCAGTTCACGGTGTCAGAAGGTCAGCATACAAGACGGCCGGACGTGGTGCTGTTCGTGAATGGGCTGCCGCTGGCGGTGATCGAGCTCAAGAACCCAGCGGACGAAGACGCCACGATTTGGAGTGCCTATCAGCAGCTCCAAACCTATCAAGCACAGATTCCCTCCTTCTTCTCTACCAATGCAGCGCTGATCATTTCTGATGGAGTGCAGTCTCGCATTGGGACTCTTGGGGCTGGGAAGGAATGGTTTAAGCCCTGGCGAACGATTGCGGGGGGTCAGGACGCGGCTCCCACGATGTCTGAGCTGCAAGTGGTCCTGGAGGGAGTCTTTGAAAAACGACGGTTTCTGGACCTTGTGCGCCATTTTATCGTCTTCGAGGACGAGGGCCAGGGAAAGCTCACTAAGAAGATGGCGGGCTATCACCAGTTCCACGCGGTGAATGTGGCGGTCGAGGAAACCTTGCGGGCTGCTCGACATGCGGCAGAGCATCGAGCTGCTGAGCCGTTAGGTCAATACCAGTCTGGGCATCAGCCAGGTGGTGAACCTGGGGATCGAGGGGTTGGTGTGGTCTGGCACACACAGGGATCGGGGAAGAGCCTGACGATGGCCTTCTATGCGGGGCGAGTCATCCTCCATCCGACGATGGCGAACCCCACCATCGTGGTGCTCACCGATCGCAATGACCTAGACGATCAACTCTTCGGCACCTTCGCTCGGTGCCGCGACCTGCTCCGGCAGGACCCAGTTCAGGCAACCGACCGGGCTGACTTGCGCGCAAAGTTGAGCGTGGCTTCTGGAGGCGTGGTGTTTACCACCATTCAGAAGTTCATGCCGCCTTCGGCGGCACCCTCACCCCAGCCCTCTCCCAGTGGGAGAGGAGGGAGCGAAGCGGAGGGTGAGGGAGACTGGCGCATGCCAGTCTTGTCTGATCGACGCAACATCGTCGTGATCGCGGATGAAGCCTATCGGAGCCAGTATGACTTCATCGATGGCTTTGCCCGCCATATGCGGGATGCGCTACCGAATGCTTCGTTCATCGGTTTCACCGGAACGCCGATCGAGAAGACCGATGCCAACACCAGAGCGGTCTTTGGCGACTACATCAGCATCTACGATATCCAGCGGGCGGTCATCGATAAGGCGACCGTTCCCATCTACTACGAGAGCCGGCTTGCGAAGCTCGAACTGAAGGCGTCCGAGCGGCCAAAGATCGACCCCAAGTTTGAAGAGGCGACCGAGGGGGAAGAAGTCGAACGCAAGGAGAAGCTCAAAACCAAGTGGGCGCAGCTGGAAGCAGTGGTGGGGTCGGAGAATCGGATCAAATTGATCGCGCGGGACCTCGTGGATCACTTCGAAGACCGCCTTGGGGCGATGGATGGGAAGGCGATGGTGGTCTGTATGAGCCGACGGATTTGCGTGGAGCTCTATCGAGAGATCGCTGCCCTGCGTCCACGATGGCATGCCGATGCGGATGACCAAGGATCGATGAAGGTGATCATGACCGGCTCGGCGTCCGATCCGATCGAATGGCAGGGCCATATCCGGAATAAAAAACGCCGAGAAGACATGGCGCTCCGGTTCCGTGCTCCCAAGGACCCGTTCAGGCTCGTCATCGTTCGTGACATGTGGCTGACTGGTTTTGACGCGCCGAGTCTCCATACGATGTACATCGATAAGCCGATGCGTGGGCATGGGCTGATGCAGACCATTGCGCGAGTGAATCGCGTGTTCAAGGATAAGCCTGGTGGATTGGTCGTGGACTACCTTGGCCTTGCCGACGAACTGAAACAAGCTCTTGCGACCTACACAGAAAGCGGTGGGACGGGGAAGACGGCGATTGACCAGGCAGAGGCTGTCGCGGTGATGCTGGAGAAGTATGAAATCTGTCGAGGCCTCTTCGGTTCATACAACACGCCTGCCGGCCTAGTGAGGGCGTTTGACTGGTCGCTCTGGATGACCGGCAAGCCGCAAGAGCGGCTCCTGCTGCGCAAGAGCATATTTTGA
- a CDS encoding DUF3387 domain-containing protein — MKQPDGKTRLLRAVTELSQAFVLAVPHEESFRIRDDVGFFQAVRAVLAKSTPGEQRTDEELDHAIRQIISKAVVSDKIVDIFAAAGLKKPDLSILSDEFLAEVRGMPQKNLAVELLRKLLSREIKVRSRKNVVQAKSFAEMLEQVVRKYQNRAIEAAQVIEEMIGLAKDMRRAHERGERLGLSEEEMAFYDALETNDSAVKILGDETLRAIAREVAEAVRKNVTIDWTVRENVRAQLRVIGKRILRKYGYPPDKQEKATQTVLEQAEVLCGEVVA; from the coding sequence TTGAAGCAGCCAGATGGTAAGACACGGCTCCTCCGTGCCGTGACGGAGCTTTCGCAGGCCTTTGTGTTAGCCGTGCCACATGAGGAGTCCTTCCGGATTCGGGATGATGTCGGATTCTTCCAGGCTGTGCGTGCGGTGCTGGCGAAGAGCACACCGGGCGAGCAGAGGACTGATGAAGAGCTCGACCATGCCATTCGCCAGATCATTTCAAAGGCCGTGGTGTCCGACAAGATCGTAGACATCTTTGCTGCTGCCGGGCTCAAGAAGCCGGATCTCTCTATCCTCTCTGATGAGTTTCTCGCCGAAGTGCGCGGCATGCCGCAGAAGAACTTAGCTGTCGAACTGTTACGGAAGTTGCTAAGCAGAGAAATCAAGGTGCGATCTCGCAAGAATGTGGTGCAGGCAAAGTCCTTTGCAGAAATGTTGGAGCAGGTGGTGAGGAAGTATCAGAACCGAGCAATTGAGGCCGCGCAGGTGATCGAGGAAATGATCGGCTTGGCCAAGGATATGCGGCGAGCCCATGAACGAGGGGAACGGCTTGGTCTGTCCGAGGAAGAGATGGCGTTTTATGATGCGCTCGAAACCAACGACAGTGCAGTAAAGATACTTGGGGATGAGACGCTACGGGCCATCGCGCGCGAAGTGGCTGAAGCGGTGCGTAAAAATGTGACGATCGACTGGACGGTTCGGGAGAACGTCCGCGCTCAGCTGCGCGTCATTGGGAAACGTATTCTCCGCAAGTATGGATATCCGCCGGATAAGCAAGAAAAGGCGACGCAGACTGTACTGGAACAGGCAGAGGTGTTGTGCGGCGAAGTGGTGGCATGA
- a CDS encoding DUF2283 domain-containing protein, which produces MEAVKVFERKDVPLDWDYNDDADTLYLSFGKPKAAVGLDIREGVVVRYDEQAKEVVGLTIVGVGRRLEEYVKNKP; this is translated from the coding sequence ATGGAAGCTGTGAAGGTGTTCGAACGAAAAGATGTGCCTCTGGATTGGGACTACAATGACGACGCCGATACGCTCTACCTGAGCTTCGGCAAGCCGAAGGCCGCCGTGGGCCTTGATATCAGGGAAGGGGTCGTCGTTCGATACGATGAGCAAGCCAAGGAGGTCGTGGGGCTGACGATCGTCGGCGTTGGACGCCGGTTGGAAGAATATGTGAAGAATAAGCCGTGA
- a CDS encoding DUF3313 domain-containing protein, with the protein MVASSRVVLLIMVALLVGCASTKQARSMEQSGFLGDLYPLMQKGKEGEALLVYKSPRVALIPRGTYKKMLLEPVTMWGPPAEEHKTAPQKELQAVADMLYGLMYESLSKDYEMVSVPGPNTLRIQAAITRADQSYVVLRAVSTIPAPMNYLAAASFLKDLGTGKPLFVGEASIEGKIVDAQTGEVLGASADRRVGKRHLDAHSFDSWDDVHQTLAFWAEQLRYRLCKERERGESHCTPPKE; encoded by the coding sequence ATGGTTGCATCGTCCCGTGTCGTATTGCTCATCATGGTGGCCCTGCTGGTCGGATGTGCCTCGACCAAGCAAGCGAGGTCGATGGAACAATCAGGCTTTCTTGGCGATCTGTACCCACTGATGCAGAAAGGCAAGGAGGGAGAGGCGCTACTGGTGTACAAGAGCCCGCGCGTGGCTCTCATCCCACGCGGGACGTACAAGAAGATGCTCTTGGAACCGGTGACCATGTGGGGGCCACCGGCTGAGGAGCATAAGACCGCTCCACAGAAGGAGCTCCAGGCGGTGGCTGATATGTTGTACGGCCTGATGTACGAGAGTTTGTCGAAAGATTACGAGATGGTTTCCGTGCCGGGGCCGAATACCCTGCGCATTCAGGCGGCCATCACGCGGGCTGATCAGTCGTATGTCGTCCTGCGCGCCGTGTCCACGATCCCCGCTCCGATGAATTACCTTGCCGCTGCCTCGTTCCTGAAGGACCTAGGGACCGGAAAGCCGCTCTTCGTTGGGGAGGCCAGCATTGAGGGGAAGATTGTGGATGCTCAAACGGGAGAAGTACTTGGCGCTTCCGCCGACCGGCGAGTCGGCAAGCGGCATCTAGATGCTCATTCATTCGACTCCTGGGACGATGTTCATCAAACCTTGGCGTTTTGGGCGGAGCAGCTCCGGTACCGGCTGTGCAAAGAGCGTGAACGCGGGGAATCCCACTGCACGCCGCCGAAGGAGTGA
- a CDS encoding Uma2 family endonuclease, with translation MMVAPVIQTKRWTRLEYDRMAEVGIFSQDDRVQLIEGDILTMTPQNSPQASAIGKTERALERLFGSNVWVRVQMPLIVDPDSEPEPDLAVVSGTPDDYRDEHPRSALLVVEVSDTTISLDRDRERAIYARAGIREYWIVNLAERCLEVYRDPVVVPGQASVYGSSQKLAPSDRIAPLAATTATVVVADLLP, from the coding sequence ATGATGGTCGCCCCCGTTATACAAACGAAGCGCTGGACCCGCCTGGAATACGACCGTATGGCTGAGGTGGGGATTTTCAGTCAGGATGATCGCGTCCAATTAATTGAGGGTGATATCCTCACGATGACTCCCCAAAACAGTCCACAGGCATCAGCCATCGGAAAAACAGAACGGGCCCTCGAACGGCTCTTCGGATCCAACGTGTGGGTGCGAGTGCAAATGCCGCTCATCGTCGACCCTGATTCAGAACCGGAACCGGACCTGGCGGTCGTTTCTGGAACGCCTGACGACTACCGAGACGAACACCCACGGTCGGCGTTGCTTGTCGTCGAAGTGTCCGATACCACCATTTCATTGGACCGAGACCGCGAACGCGCCATTTACGCCCGCGCCGGCATCCGAGAATACTGGATCGTCAACCTCGCCGAACGTTGTCTGGAAGTGTACCGAGATCCGGTGGTTGTTCCCGGCCAAGCAAGTGTGTACGGGTCATCCCAGAAGCTCGCTCCTTCCGACCGCATCGCTCCGCTCGCCGCCACCACAGCTACAGTCGTCGTCGCCGATTTGCTGCCGTAA
- the clpB gene encoding ATP-dependent chaperone ClpB, producing the protein MDMNRMTIKLQEALQSASAHAQRRSHQGIDVEHVLLALLDQEGGTTPALLEGAGLALPAVRQAVEQALAKLPQVQGSGAAPGQMHIATRLTQVLNRAEDEQKSLKDDFLSVEHVLLAMVQEGGVLKKLGLTRDRLLSGLQQVRGNQRVTSQDPESTYQSLVKYGRDLTQLAGQGKLDPVIGRDDEIRRVIQILSRRTKNNPVLIGEPGVGKTAIVEGLAIRIVKGDVPESLKQKKLFALDMGSLVAGAKFRGEFEERLKAVLKEIQSSQGQILLFIDELHTVVGAGAAEGAMDAANLLKPMLARGELHLIGATTLDEYRKHIEKDAALERRFQTVLVDQPSVENTISILRGLKERYEVHHGVRIKDSALVAAAKLSHRYISDRFLPDKAIDLVDEAAARLRTEIDSLPAELDEVSRKVLQLEIEREALKKETDPASIARLAAIETELNEKQRDLQALKTRWESEKTSVARLRKTREAIEEVKLKIDQAERAYDLNRVAELRYGDLPRLERELELEQQQLGEKQDETRLLKEEVDEDEIAAVVSRWTGIPVSRLLEGETDKLLKLEELLHQRVVGQDEGVRAVADAVLRARSGIKDPNRPIGSFLFLGPTGVGKTELARALAAILFDDEGNLIRIDMSEYMEKHTVARLIGAPPGYIGYEEGGQLTEAVRRRPFSVILFDEIEKAHHDVFNVLLQVLDDGRLTDSQGRTVDFKNTVLIMTSNIGSPHILEAQQRGASYEEVRTVVMGELRQHFRPEFLNRVDELVVFHPLGTEHLIKIADIQLERLRNRLAERRITLTLSPASLRHLGERGYDPVYGARPLKRLIQQELDTPIARLLVKGELRDGETASVDMKNGDLVVVPTTTAQASSPNR; encoded by the coding sequence ATGGACATGAACCGAATGACGATCAAGTTGCAAGAGGCACTCCAGTCCGCCTCTGCCCATGCGCAGCGAAGAAGCCATCAGGGCATCGATGTCGAGCACGTGCTGTTGGCGCTGCTCGACCAGGAAGGTGGAACGACCCCGGCGCTGCTCGAAGGGGCCGGTCTTGCCCTACCTGCGGTTCGGCAAGCGGTCGAACAAGCCCTGGCAAAGCTGCCGCAAGTGCAAGGTTCCGGGGCGGCTCCCGGTCAAATGCACATCGCCACCCGTCTGACTCAGGTCCTCAACCGTGCGGAGGACGAACAGAAATCGCTCAAGGACGACTTTCTCAGCGTCGAGCATGTGCTATTGGCCATGGTTCAAGAAGGAGGAGTGCTCAAGAAACTGGGACTCACCAGAGACCGTCTCTTGTCCGGATTGCAACAGGTGCGCGGCAATCAGCGCGTCACCAGTCAGGATCCGGAAAGTACCTACCAGTCGCTGGTGAAATACGGGCGTGATCTAACTCAATTGGCCGGACAAGGCAAGCTCGACCCCGTCATCGGTCGTGACGACGAAATCAGGCGTGTGATTCAGATTCTCTCACGTCGAACGAAGAACAACCCGGTGCTCATCGGCGAACCGGGGGTCGGAAAAACCGCGATCGTGGAAGGGCTGGCAATTCGTATCGTCAAAGGGGATGTTCCCGAAAGTCTCAAACAGAAGAAGCTCTTCGCATTGGACATGGGCTCGCTTGTCGCCGGAGCCAAGTTTCGCGGTGAGTTCGAAGAGCGGCTCAAAGCGGTATTAAAAGAAATTCAATCCTCCCAAGGTCAGATTCTGCTGTTCATCGACGAATTGCATACGGTCGTCGGGGCCGGGGCGGCCGAAGGCGCGATGGACGCGGCCAACCTGTTGAAGCCGATGCTGGCGAGGGGCGAATTGCACCTCATCGGCGCCACGACGCTCGACGAGTACCGGAAACACATCGAAAAAGATGCCGCTTTGGAACGTCGCTTCCAGACGGTCCTGGTTGACCAGCCGTCCGTGGAGAACACCATTTCCATTTTGCGCGGCCTCAAAGAGCGGTATGAAGTCCACCATGGCGTGCGGATCAAGGATAGCGCCCTGGTCGCGGCGGCGAAATTGTCGCATCGCTACATTTCCGATCGGTTTCTTCCGGATAAAGCCATCGACTTGGTCGATGAGGCCGCCGCGCGGCTCAGGACGGAAATCGACAGCCTTCCGGCTGAGCTGGATGAGGTCTCACGCAAGGTGCTTCAGCTGGAAATTGAACGGGAAGCCTTGAAAAAAGAAACGGACCCGGCGAGCATCGCCCGCTTGGCCGCTATCGAGACCGAGCTGAACGAAAAGCAACGCGACCTGCAGGCCCTGAAAACCAGGTGGGAATCGGAAAAGACCTCCGTCGCACGCCTTCGCAAAACCCGTGAGGCGATCGAAGAGGTCAAACTGAAGATCGATCAAGCCGAACGGGCTTATGACCTCAATCGGGTGGCTGAGCTGCGGTACGGAGACCTGCCTCGACTCGAGCGGGAGTTGGAACTGGAACAACAGCAGTTAGGGGAAAAACAGGACGAGACAAGACTCCTGAAGGAAGAGGTGGATGAAGACGAGATTGCCGCCGTGGTCAGTCGGTGGACCGGTATTCCCGTCTCCCGTTTGCTCGAAGGGGAAACCGACAAACTGTTGAAACTCGAGGAACTGTTGCATCAACGTGTCGTGGGCCAAGATGAAGGCGTGCGAGCCGTCGCGGACGCGGTGCTTCGTGCCAGGTCGGGAATCAAAGATCCCAATCGTCCGATCGGTTCATTTCTGTTCCTCGGCCCAACCGGTGTCGGGAAAACAGAATTGGCCCGTGCGTTGGCCGCAATTTTGTTCGACGACGAAGGAAACCTGATCAGAATCGACATGTCAGAATATATGGAAAAGCACACGGTCGCCCGCCTCATCGGCGCGCCTCCCGGCTACATCGGGTACGAAGAGGGAGGGCAACTCACCGAAGCTGTTCGACGGCGCCCATTTTCGGTGATCTTGTTCGATGAGATCGAAAAGGCGCACCACGATGTCTTCAATGTTCTATTGCAAGTGCTGGACGATGGACGACTCACCGATTCACAAGGCCGCACGGTCGACTTCAAGAATACCGTGTTGATCATGACGTCCAACATCGGCAGCCCGCACATTCTCGAAGCGCAACAACGGGGCGCGTCGTATGAGGAGGTCAGAACGGTCGTCATGGGCGAACTGCGCCAACATTTTCGCCCTGAGTTCTTGAACCGGGTCGATGAACTCGTGGTGTTCCATCCACTCGGCACCGAACACTTGATCAAGATCGCGGACATTCAGCTGGAGCGTCTCCGCAATCGATTGGCTGAACGGCGGATCACCCTGACACTCAGCCCAGCCTCGCTCAGGCACCTGGGGGAACGTGGTTACGATCCGGTCTATGGAGCACGGCCCCTCAAGCGCCTCATTCAGCAGGAATTGGACACACCGATCGCACGATTGCTGGTCAAGGGAGAGTTGCGGGATGGCGAAACGGCGTCGGTGGATATGAAAAACGGGGACCTGGTCGTGGTGCCGACAACGACCGCGCAGGCGTCTTCGCCTAACCGATAG
- a CDS encoding ATP-binding protein, whose product MELSIFWRLVMTSLVIITVMGGVNIYALLQLRQLTAMSTQMTSYHYPAAESAKRLLASLYAQLNSEKKYLATRDHTFLTSLTEEVDEFKRSLQLLRDQESSPQGLKLLQETDELLKEQLKLFQDESQIAKGKIRQPTPEYENRRDSLMDRMSASIQGYVDLHEARVNVGVTESRASAAQAEAVTEQLVLVALVFGLGLAGIASYTILRPLRQLQGHIKQIGQGNLGASLQIKAPAELRELVDTVNWMGKKLQDIDDMKTEFLAHVSHELRTPMASIQEGTHLLLDEIPGPLVQEQRTILRIMADSSKRLIHLISTILDLSKMEAGMMEYRIVPVELHRIAEISMNKVRLLADSKHVQLMLDSIGERTWVKADASRLEQVLDNLLSNALKFSPEGGVVKVQMKPDSQAGALEVAVSDTGPGIAAEDLPHVFERFVQGRMKARHTEGSGLGLALVKNVVEAHGGRIWIESEKGKGATVRFILRLARPEKVGQV is encoded by the coding sequence GTGGAACTTTCGATCTTTTGGCGGTTGGTGATGACCTCCCTCGTCATTATTACGGTCATGGGAGGAGTCAATATTTACGCCCTCCTTCAGCTTCGGCAGTTGACGGCAATGAGTACCCAGATGACGTCCTACCATTATCCAGCTGCTGAATCTGCGAAGAGACTGTTGGCTTCGCTCTATGCTCAATTGAATAGTGAAAAGAAATATCTTGCAACCAGAGATCACACCTTTCTGACGAGTCTGACCGAGGAGGTGGATGAGTTTAAGCGCAGTCTTCAATTGCTACGGGATCAGGAAAGCTCTCCGCAGGGGCTGAAGCTGCTCCAAGAGACAGACGAGCTGCTGAAGGAGCAGCTGAAGCTGTTTCAGGATGAATCGCAGATCGCCAAGGGGAAGATTCGTCAGCCTACTCCCGAGTACGAAAACCGACGCGATAGTCTGATGGATCGGATGTCTGCTTCGATTCAGGGCTACGTCGATTTACACGAGGCTCGAGTGAATGTCGGGGTGACGGAATCCCGAGCAAGCGCCGCCCAAGCGGAGGCCGTCACCGAGCAACTTGTCCTGGTGGCGCTGGTATTCGGGTTGGGGCTTGCCGGTATTGCCAGCTATACGATTTTGCGTCCGCTCCGGCAGCTGCAGGGGCACATCAAACAGATCGGGCAAGGAAACCTCGGGGCATCCCTTCAAATCAAAGCTCCTGCGGAGTTGCGCGAGTTGGTTGATACCGTGAATTGGATGGGCAAAAAGCTGCAGGACATAGACGATATGAAAACGGAGTTCCTCGCGCACGTGTCTCACGAATTGCGTACCCCCATGGCCTCCATTCAAGAAGGCACGCACCTCCTGCTCGATGAGATTCCAGGTCCGCTGGTACAGGAGCAGCGAACAATCCTTCGGATTATGGCCGACAGCAGCAAGCGGCTGATCCATCTGATTTCCACGATTCTGGATTTATCAAAAATGGAAGCCGGGATGATGGAGTATCGCATTGTCCCGGTGGAACTCCACCGAATCGCCGAAATCTCCATGAACAAGGTGCGTCTGTTGGCGGACTCCAAACATGTGCAACTTATGCTGGATAGCATCGGGGAACGGACGTGGGTCAAGGCTGATGCCTCCCGCTTGGAACAAGTGCTCGACAATTTACTGTCAAACGCTCTGAAATTCAGCCCTGAGGGGGGTGTGGTGAAGGTTCAGATGAAGCCAGACTCACAAGCCGGTGCCCTCGAGGTGGCTGTTTCCGATACGGGACCTGGGATCGCCGCAGAGGACCTCCCCCATGTGTTCGAGCGTTTTGTTCAAGGCCGCATGAAGGCGAGGCATACGGAAGGGAGCGGATTGGGGTTGGCATTGGTGAAGAACGTCGTTGAAGCTCACGGTGGGAGAATTTGGATTGAAAGTGAGAAAGGCAAGGGGGCGACTGTACGGTTTATCCTACGGTTGGCAAGGCCGGAGAAGGTAGGACAAGTGTGA